A stretch of DNA from Lachnospiraceae bacterium:
TCCAGATGATGCCGGGAGCATCGGATGAAATTGCAGAAAAGCTGCAAGAAAAAGTAACGCATTTTCCGCCTATTTCAAAATATCTGGCAGAGGGCCATACGCCTGAGGAATTGCTGCAGGATATGCTGGGGGAATTTGATTATCATACTCTGGATAAGGTTGAAACGAGATTTCAATGCAATTGTACGAGAGAACGGGTCAGCGCCGCCTTGATGAGTATCGGGGAAAAGGATCTGCAGGAGCTGATTGATGAGGGAGAAACGATTGAGATGAGCTGTCATTTCTGCAATGAAAAATATCTCTTTTCTGTAGAAGAAATGCAGGATTTATTAAAAAAAATTCAACGATAAAAAAATAAAAATGTGCTTGCGAAGAAAGAAAATGCATGATAAAATGTGTTTGTAAAGAGGACATCGCAAGCAAGAAGTGTCCTTCACTCGAAGACATTAGGAGGATTCGTTATGAGCAAAACAATGTATGCGCTGGTTAAATCAGAAGCCGGTGTCGGCCTCACACTGGAAAGAGTTCCGATTCCAGAGGTAGGTCCCAACGATGTAAAAATTAAGATTCATAAGACTTCTATTTGTGGCACTGATCTTCACATCTATAACTGGGATGAGTGGTCACAGGCTACGATCAAGATTCCTACGGTAATCGGTCATGAATATGTAGGAGAAATCGTAGAGGTAGGCGAAGCGGTTTCCGAGTATCAGGTAGGGCAAACCGTTACAGGTGAAGGGCATATTACCTGCGGCACCTGCCGAAACTGCCGTGAAGGAAATAAGCATTTATGCCGTAATGCAATCGGCGTAGGCGTTAACCGCAACGGTGCTTTTGCTGAATATCTGGTTATTCCGAAGGACAATGTAGTTCCGGTCACGATCACCGACACGATTACGGAATCGATGGTATCCTCCTTTGATCCGCTTGGCAACGCAGTACATACAGCGCTGAGCTTTGATATGGTGGGAGAAGATGTTTTGATTACCGGCTGCGGAGCGATCGGAATCATGGCAGCAGCGATTGCGCATCATGTGGGAGCTCGCCGTGTAGTTGTTACGGATGTCAATGACTATCGTCTTAATCTTTGTAAAGAAATTACGCCCTCTGTTATTACAGTCAATGTAGCAAAAGAGAAGCTGGAAGATGCAATGAAAAAGATTGGTCTGAAAGAAGGCTTTGACATTGGTTTAGAGATGTCAGGCAATGGTCCTGCCTTTTCCTCTATGATTGACAATATGAATAACGGCGGTAAAATCGCAGTGCTGGGAATTCATGCAAAGCAGCCGCAGGTTGACTGGCAGAAGATTGTTTGGAATGGTCTGACGATTCGCGGTATTTACGGCCGTAAGGTATTTGATACCTGGAATAAGATGATCTTTATGCTGGAAAGCGGCCTGGATGTAAGAAAAGTATTGACGCATGAGTTTGATTTTAAAGATTTCCAGAAGGGCTTTGATGTTATGAATACCGGTAAGTCTGGTAAGGTTGTTTTAGACTGGACTTCCGCACACCAGGAATAATGATTTATAGAATCCATTAAAATATCAGTCAGACAGGAGATTACAATGAAAACAGCATATAAGTATTTTCAAGAGACATTAAGTCAGTTAAAAGCAGACGGTCTGTATAAAAATGAGCGCATCATTACCACACCGCAGCAGAGCCATATTGATACAACGGCGGCTAAAAATGTAATCAACATGTGCGCCAATAACTATCTTGGCTTATCCAATAATGAAAGATTGATTGCCGCAGCAAAGGATAGCTATGATAAGTGGGGCTATGGCCTTTCTTCCGTGCGTTTCATCTGTGGTACGCAGGAGATCCATAAGGATCTGGAGAAAAAAATCAGTGATTTTCTTGGCATGGACGATACGATTTTGTACAGCTCCTGCTTCGATGCCAATGGAGGCCTGTTCGAGACGCTGCTGGATGCAGAATGTGCGATCATCAGCGATGAGTTAAACCATGCCAGCATTATTGATGGCGTTCGTCTGTGTAAGGCACAGAGATTCCGTTATAAAAACAATGACATGGATGATTTAAAACGCTGCTTAGAAGAAGCTAAGGATGCGAAAATCAAATTGATTGCTACCGACGGCGTATTCTCCATGGATGGCATTATCGCTAATCTGCAGGGAATTTGTGATCTGGCAGAAGAGTATGATGCATTGGTGATGGTAGATGATAGCCATGCCGTTGGATTCATGGGTGAGCATGGACGCGGCACACATGAAGCATGTGGCGTTATGGGACGCGTAGATATCATCACAGGTACGCTTGGCAAGGCACTTGGCGGAGCCTCTGGCGGTTATACCAGCGCACGTCAGGAAATTGTGGATATGCTTCGTCAGAAGAGCCGTCCCTATCTGTTTTCTAATACACTTGCTCCCGCGATTGCAAGCGCAGCTCATGAGACCTTTACCATGCTGATGGAGAGCACGGCGCTGCGTGATAAGGTGCATGAAAATACCCGCTATTTTAGAGAAGAGATGGAAAAGGTTGGATTTGATATCATCCCCAGTACGCATCCGATCGTAGCCGTGATGTTCTATGATGCGCATGTGGCCGGTAAGGTTGCAGAGCGTATGCTGGAGCTGGGTGTGTATGTAACCAGCTTTGTATATCCGGTTGTTCCGAAAGGAAAGGCAAGAATCCGTACTCAGGTTTCCGCTGCACACAGCAAGGAGGATCTGGATTACGTGGTGAAATGCTTTAAGCAGGTTAA
This window harbors:
- the tdh gene encoding L-threonine 3-dehydrogenase, giving the protein MSKTMYALVKSEAGVGLTLERVPIPEVGPNDVKIKIHKTSICGTDLHIYNWDEWSQATIKIPTVIGHEYVGEIVEVGEAVSEYQVGQTVTGEGHITCGTCRNCREGNKHLCRNAIGVGVNRNGAFAEYLVIPKDNVVPVTITDTITESMVSSFDPLGNAVHTALSFDMVGEDVLITGCGAIGIMAAAIAHHVGARRVVVTDVNDYRLNLCKEITPSVITVNVAKEKLEDAMKKIGLKEGFDIGLEMSGNGPAFSSMIDNMNNGGKIAVLGIHAKQPQVDWQKIVWNGLTIRGIYGRKVFDTWNKMIFMLESGLDVRKVLTHEFDFKDFQKGFDVMNTGKSGKVVLDWTSAHQE
- a CDS encoding glycine C-acetyltransferase, which translates into the protein MKTAYKYFQETLSQLKADGLYKNERIITTPQQSHIDTTAAKNVINMCANNYLGLSNNERLIAAAKDSYDKWGYGLSSVRFICGTQEIHKDLEKKISDFLGMDDTILYSSCFDANGGLFETLLDAECAIISDELNHASIIDGVRLCKAQRFRYKNNDMDDLKRCLEEAKDAKIKLIATDGVFSMDGIIANLQGICDLAEEYDALVMVDDSHAVGFMGEHGRGTHEACGVMGRVDIITGTLGKALGGASGGYTSARQEIVDMLRQKSRPYLFSNTLAPAIASAAHETFTMLMESTALRDKVHENTRYFREEMEKVGFDIIPSTHPIVAVMFYDAHVAGKVAERMLELGVYVTSFVYPVVPKGKARIRTQVSAAHSKEDLDYVVKCFKQVKEEMGL